CCAGTTGTCGCAATTGTACTCGTGTTATGCTCAGTGTTTATTCCTATTGCCTTTTTAGGTGGGTTAACAGGCGAACTTTTCCGACAATTTGCGATTACCATCTCAATCTCAGTTAGTTTATCGGGTGTAGTCGCGTTAACAATGACCCCTGCCCTATGCGTCTTAATTTTAAAACATGAAGATAAACAGACCGCACGCTTTTTCTTGTGGTTTAACGATTGGTTTACCCGCATCACAGGTAAATATGTTGGCTCAGTGAGCTTTATGATCCGCCGTGGTGCGCTAGGTTTTGTACTTATGTCAGCAATGGTCGCGACAACCATCTTTATGTGGCAAAAAACACCGGGCTCACTCGTGCCAGATGAAGACCAAGGATTCTACATCAGTGCTGTTTTCTTACCGGATGGGACATCTCTAGAGCGAACAACAGAAGTGACAAACCAAGTTATTGAAGCTGCTCAATCCAACCCCGCAAACGAAAATGTTGTTGCTTTCACCGGTTTTGACTTTTTAGGAGGTGGCTATAAAAACAACGCAGCGACCTTATTTATCACGCAGAAGCATTGGGATGAACGTGAAGTTGACTCAAAAGCCCTTGTTGGAGAACTGTTTATGAAAACAGCACACATCAAAGAAGCATTGGTTCTCGCTTTCAACCCCCCAGCTATCTTCGGGTTAGGTTCTACTGGCGGATTTGAATTTTACCTACAAAACAAAACTGGTGCAGACCCTGAAAAGCTAAAACAAGGTATGCAGTTAATGATGAATGCTGCGCAGCAAAGCCCTATATTGGGGGGGTTACAGACTCTATGGCGACCTGACGCACCGCAACTTCAAGTTCATATGGATAGAGAACAAGCCAGAGCAATGGGCGTCAATATTAACTCTGCATTTAACGCCCTTGCTGCAAATCTGGGTAATTACTATGTGAATGATTTTAATAAATTTGGTCGCTCTTGGCAGGTTATTATGTCTGCAGAAGCTCAATTTAGAATGTCTCCACAAGATGTAGGCCGTATTTATGTAAAGAACAACCAAGGAGATATGGTACCTATCTCTGCGTTTACAGACATAGAGTTTTCTCGCGGCCCTGAAAGCTTGCATCGATACAACAACCTATCAGCAGTCAAATTGATGGGCAATGCAGCGCCAGGTTATAGTTCAGGGCAAGCAATTGCAGAAATCGAACGTATTGCAGCTGAAGTTCTTCCACCAGATATGACGTTCGAATGGACTGCTTCTGCATTCCAAGAAAAGCGCAGTTCTGGCACCACCGGACTTGCTCTTGGACTAGCTGTTGTGATGGTGTTTTTGATCCTTGCCGCTTTGTATGAACGATGGTCTTTACCAGTATCAGTTTTACTAGCACTGCCTTTTGGCACTTTTGGCGCGCTTGTCTCAATTTGGATAGCAGGCCTTACCAATGACGTATATTTCCAAATTGGTCTGGTTACCCTGCTCGGTCTTGCAAGTAAAAATGCAATTTTAATTGTTGAATACGCTTTGATGAAACACCAACAAGGCTGGAGTGCAAGTACTGCGGCGCTTGAGGCTGCCAGATTGAGGTTCCGACCTATCATAATGACATCACTGGCGTTTATTTTAGGCGTCGTGCCGCTCGTTCTCAGCTCTGGAGCTGGAGCTGGCGCAAGGCACAGCGTTGGCACTGGTGTGATGGGCGGCATGATGGCTGCAACATTCTTAGCGGTATTTTTCGTACCCCTGTTTTTCTATTGGTTAACTACAAGAAAGTTTACCGAGAAACGCTCAAAACAAGAGCTGGCAAAAGAAATTGCAGAACATCATAAGCATGACCACACAGATACACCAGAAGATCTAGCTT
This genomic window from Pseudoalteromonas luteoviolacea contains:
- a CDS encoding efflux RND transporter permease subunit — encoded protein: MFSKYFIDRPIFAFVISIVIVLAGLAAMRTLPVAQYPEISPPQVQVTAVYPGASADVLEQTVAAPIENAITGVEGMMYMESISSSAGATTITVTFEIGTDVDQAAVDVNNRVKQVEARLPEETRRQGVVVAKGSSSFLQVHAFYSPDNSRSSLWTSNYVTMNILDNIKRIPGTTNVQIFGARDYAMRIWLRPDIMSQLKVTVEEVTNAIREQNSQYAAGSIGATPTSTSPQELVYSVTAQGRLSTPEEFDNIIIRANADGSTLRLKDIARVELGSKDYNFNGTINGKDAVLLGIFLQPGANALDVANEVEAEIEKLKVQFPQGLAHLNSYDTTRFVEVSIREVLITLGEAMVLVFLVVYLFLQNWRATLIPTLAVPVSLLGTFAGLYMLGYSINTLTLFGMVLSIGIVVDDAIVVLENVERIMHEQHVSAREAAYKAMEEVSGPVVAIVLVLCSVFIPIAFLGGLTGELFRQFAITISISVSLSGVVALTMTPALCVLILKHEDKQTARFFLWFNDWFTRITGKYVGSVSFMIRRGALGFVLMSAMVATTIFMWQKTPGSLVPDEDQGFYISAVFLPDGTSLERTTEVTNQVIEAAQSNPANENVVAFTGFDFLGGGYKNNAATLFITQKHWDEREVDSKALVGELFMKTAHIKEALVLAFNPPAIFGLGSTGGFEFYLQNKTGADPEKLKQGMQLMMNAAQQSPILGGLQTLWRPDAPQLQVHMDREQARAMGVNINSAFNALAANLGNYYVNDFNKFGRSWQVIMSAEAQFRMSPQDVGRIYVKNNQGDMVPISAFTDIEFSRGPESLHRYNNLSAVKLMGNAAPGYSSGQAIAEIERIAAEVLPPDMTFEWTASAFQEKRSSGTTGLALGLAVVMVFLILAALYERWSLPVSVLLALPFGTFGALVSIWIAGLTNDVYFQIGLVTLLGLASKNAILIVEYALMKHQQGWSASTAALEAARLRFRPIIMTSLAFILGVVPLVLSSGAGAGARHSVGTGVMGGMMAATFLAVFFVPLFFYWLTTRKFTEKRSKQELAKEIAEHHKHDHTDTPEDLA